One window from the genome of Marinitoga hydrogenitolerans DSM 16785 encodes:
- a CDS encoding Na+/H+ antiporter subunit E, which yields MIHLFIMFLWLGFIGDINDYTILIGIIVTILVVKISEFFLKSEIFGFVELFISAIGRILPMYKMTFLSLKYLFKKSYCGLIPIDVENKTEAEKAAIANCITLTPGTMFILEEKNHLIIHKFDKTPEDAHSSNDVWRGELF from the coding sequence ATGATACACTTATTTATTATGTTTCTATGGTTAGGATTTATTGGAGATATCAATGATTATACAATTTTAATAGGAATAATTGTTACAATTTTAGTTGTGAAAATCTCAGAGTTTTTTTTAAAATCTGAGATTTTTGGTTTTGTGGAATTATTTATTTCTGCTATAGGTAGAATATTACCTATGTATAAGATGACATTTCTATCATTAAAATATTTATTTAAAAAAAGTTATTGTGGTTTGATTCCTATAGACGTTGAAAACAAAACAGAAGCAGAAAAAGCTGCTATTGCAAATTGTATTACACTAACTCCTGGTACTATGTTTATTTTAGAAGAAAAAAATCATCTTATAATACACAAATTCGATAAGACACCTGAAGATGCTCATTCTTCTAATGATGTTTGGCGAGGTGAATTATTCTGA
- a CDS encoding monovalent cation/H+ antiporter complex subunit F, with translation MIVKLILGPTAWDRVLAFSSMSSKISIISLVYAIINNFIVMIDIIIIFLVLNLWGVVIISRFLERGRK, from the coding sequence ATGATAGTAAAATTAATTCTCGGTCCCACAGCATGGGATCGAGTTTTGGCATTTTCTTCTATGTCATCAAAAATATCTATTATTTCTTTAGTATATGCCATTATAAATAATTTTATCGTGATGATTGATATCATTATTATATTTTTAGTTTTAAACTTATGGGGAGTAGTTATTATTTCTCGTTTTTTAGAAAGAGGTAGAAAATAA
- a CDS encoding monovalent cation/H(+) antiporter subunit G, which translates to MFSNLLIIIGGILIFLGSIGMINQKDLYTRIQFGGISDTVGTFTVLIGLALKNQEIIFRFIIIGLLVLLIGPVLSHAIAHSAAHNKIKVRDND; encoded by the coding sequence ATGTTTAGTAATTTGCTGATTATTATAGGTGGAATCTTAATATTCCTTGGAAGTATTGGAATGATAAATCAAAAAGATTTATATACAAGAATTCAATTTGGAGGTATATCTGATACTGTTGGTACATTTACAGTATTAATTGGTCTAGCTCTAAAAAATCAGGAAATAATCTTTAGATTTATAATTATTGGATTATTGGTTTTATTGATAGGTCCTGTTCTATCTCATGCTATTGCACATAGCGCTGCACATAATAAAATAAAGGTGAGAGATAATGATTGA
- a CDS encoding transporter substrate-binding domain-containing protein: MIELSLIENIFLISLIILAFIMLFVKKYINAILIYAAFGTILSGVFFIFNAPDVAAVQMTIGSAFIIFVYIIAIKTRSKITVGYVETPYLFEKHGDKLLGFEKDLLDNFSENSFFEIEYIPIKKEKLLEYINNNEFDIIAGGIIIENENECNYIFSKKYLPTKLFEYKGKIDPNYESIVLNNQGEKKIIDYLRLKNYFRKNSDIEVKEISSNSYRFIFSKNNKALKDDFNRFLKTFLNSKEYESIVRRNIG, from the coding sequence ATGATTGAACTTTCATTAATTGAAAATATTTTCTTAATTTCTTTAATAATATTGGCTTTTATTATGCTTTTTGTCAAAAAATATATCAACGCTATTCTTATATATGCTGCTTTTGGGACGATACTATCAGGAGTTTTTTTTATTTTTAATGCTCCTGATGTTGCTGCTGTACAAATGACAATAGGATCTGCCTTTATTATCTTTGTTTATATTATCGCAATAAAAACAAGATCAAAAATAACAGTTGGATATGTTGAAACACCTTATCTTTTTGAAAAACATGGAGACAAATTATTAGGCTTTGAAAAAGATTTGTTGGATAATTTCTCAGAAAATTCTTTTTTTGAGATAGAGTATATACCAATAAAAAAAGAAAAATTATTAGAATATATTAATAATAATGAATTTGATATAATCGCAGGTGGAATAATAATAGAAAATGAAAATGAATGTAACTATATATTTTCAAAAAAATACCTTCCAACAAAACTATTTGAATATAAAGGAAAAATTGATCCCAATTATGAAAGTATTGTTTTAAATAATCAAGGGGAGAAGAAAATTATCGATTATTTGCGTTTAAAAAATTATTTTAGAAAAAATTCTGATATTGAGGTAAAAGAAATTTCTAGTAATTCATATAGATTTATTTTTTCAAAAAATAACAAAGCACTTAAGGATGATTTTAATAGATTTTTAAAAACTTTTTTAAATTCAAAAGAATATGAATCCATTGTTCGGAGGAATATAGGATGA
- the mbhE gene encoding hydrogen gas-evolving membrane-bound hydrogenase subunit E: MKRFIISLILLFMFFFLLYIETPYNILKNPNYNINVLNENGSLNIVSAIVLDYRFYDTFFEILVFTITIIGISYFMKFFKPNKSEFSKPSVVLKVFSPVMFPITLLLGIYNTLTGHLYPGGGFNSGIILGTGVLSLALIKKYEDIEEIFEKSRIEEIKVLIPLFIIVYAIIGKLFFGEYFINFFPKFQPGSIFSGGSAVMLNSFIAFEVFGGSWTILYQFIKHRGLL; the protein is encoded by the coding sequence ATGAAAAGATTTATAATTTCTTTAATTTTATTATTTATGTTCTTTTTTTTATTATATATTGAAACGCCTTATAATATTCTTAAAAATCCTAATTATAATATTAATGTTCTAAACGAAAATGGTTCATTAAATATTGTTTCAGCTATTGTTTTAGATTATAGATTTTATGATACATTTTTCGAAATACTGGTATTCACGATAACAATAATTGGTATTTCCTATTTTATGAAATTTTTCAAACCAAATAAATCAGAATTTTCTAAACCATCTGTTGTTTTAAAAGTTTTTTCTCCCGTTATGTTTCCAATAACTTTATTATTAGGAATTTACAACACACTCACAGGTCATTTGTATCCGGGAGGTGGTTTTAATTCTGGTATTATTCTTGGAACTGGGGTACTTTCACTTGCTTTAATAAAAAAATACGAAGATATTGAAGAAATATTTGAAAAATCCAGAATAGAAGAAATAAAGGTATTAATCCCTCTATTTATTATAGTTTATGCTATTATAGGAAAGCTATTTTTCGGCGAATATTTTATCAACTTTTTTCCAAAATTTCAACCCGGAAGCATCTTTAGCGGCGGAAGTGCCGTAATGCTAAATTCTTTTATAGCTTTCGAAGTTTTTGGAGGCTCATGGACTATTCTTTATCAGTTTATAAAACATAGGGGGTTACTCTAA
- a CDS encoding cation:proton antiporter subunit C produces the protein MELYFIYSYIIIILGFFGLILKKDLIMKLFFLSIFQSGILLFFVVLAYDKNIPIITSDIVKDAADPLIHSFLLTVIVIGFATISLSLVYIMILAEKFKTHNVDIIEEELEK, from the coding sequence ATGGAATTATATTTCATTTATTCCTATATAATTATTATTCTAGGATTCTTTGGTCTCATTTTAAAAAAAGATTTAATAATGAAATTATTCTTTTTAAGCATCTTTCAATCAGGAATTCTTTTATTTTTTGTTGTTTTGGCTTATGATAAAAATATTCCAATTATCACATCAGATATAGTAAAAGATGCTGCTGATCCATTAATTCATTCTTTTCTATTAACAGTTATCGTTATAGGTTTCGCTACGATTTCACTTTCATTAGTATATATAATGATATTGGCAGAGAAATTCAAAACACATAATGTAGACATAATTGAAGAGGAGTTAGAAAAATAA
- a CDS encoding complex I subunit 5 family protein: MAILLILIPISFGILSYIFKKHHRKIGFITYAVLLSLNTYLTFFGNEERIFPGGWDRLKGIEIYFPKEMYILAFFFNIMMLIIYWRSARRHNNIFTALWLIINGTLIGILTSEDFFNTYVHLELISISSFLLIGLGRKERRIWASLKYMFLSYIGLNFYLLGVGLIYAQTGSLNLHIAFSSKPNPLAVSLIVTGLLVKSGMLFLAAWLPAVYTESSSEISAILSGYITPIGTYVLYSFSLYDGFYVEAKEIFLIYGFSSLILGGILAFFENDAKKILAYSTMSQIGLALIIIAEKKELFILFFILQMLYKSLAFYNVGRIYEKTNYRNLDLIKTIKKYDINKMLAIFSIFGLSGIFPTQTFFIKENIGLHGYLKEILYISSFITTFYSIKLIAALKLSKKYFYLVLLIPIIPILNYLPMHLTLIDSSFSLLALIIAFFTLKIKTKAFTVKLNYLENALILQTFSIIIGYYIIKFI, encoded by the coding sequence ATGGCTATACTGTTAATATTAATTCCTATATCTTTTGGAATTTTATCATATATTTTCAAAAAGCATCATAGAAAAATAGGATTTATTACTTATGCTGTTCTACTATCATTAAATACATATTTAACATTTTTTGGCAATGAAGAAAGAATTTTCCCAGGTGGTTGGGATAGGTTAAAAGGTATTGAAATATATTTCCCTAAAGAAATGTATATTCTAGCTTTCTTCTTTAATATAATGATGTTAATTATTTATTGGAGATCTGCAAGAAGACATAACAATATATTTACTGCATTATGGCTAATAATAAATGGGACTTTAATAGGGATTTTAACTTCAGAAGATTTTTTTAATACATATGTTCATTTAGAATTAATATCGATATCATCATTTTTACTTATTGGATTAGGAAGAAAAGAAAGAAGAATATGGGCCAGCTTAAAATATATGTTTTTAAGCTATATTGGATTAAATTTTTATTTATTAGGTGTTGGTTTAATTTATGCACAAACTGGTAGTTTAAACTTACATATCGCATTTTCATCAAAACCAAATCCCCTTGCTGTTTCACTTATTGTAACAGGATTGTTAGTTAAAAGTGGTATGCTTTTTCTAGCTGCATGGCTTCCAGCAGTTTATACTGAATCTTCTTCTGAAATATCAGCTATATTATCGGGGTATATTACTCCTATAGGTACATATGTTTTATATTCTTTTTCATTATATGATGGTTTTTATGTCGAAGCTAAAGAAATATTTTTAATTTATGGCTTCTCTTCTTTAATTCTAGGTGGTATTTTAGCTTTCTTTGAAAATGATGCGAAGAAAATTTTAGCTTATTCTACAATGTCACAAATAGGTTTAGCGTTAATTATTATTGCGGAAAAAAAGGAATTATTTATTCTATTCTTTATATTACAAATGTTGTATAAATCTTTAGCTTTTTATAATGTTGGTCGAATATATGAAAAGACTAACTATAGGAATTTAGATTTAATAAAGACTATAAAAAAATATGATATTAATAAGATGTTGGCAATATTTAGTATTTTTGGATTATCTGGTATATTTCCTACACAAACATTTTTCATAAAAGAAAATATAGGTCTTCATGGTTATTTAAAAGAAATATTATATATTTCTTCTTTTATAACAACTTTTTACTCTATAAAATTAATTGCTGCATTAAAATTATCTAAAAAATACTTTTACTTAGTTCTTTTAATACCTATAATTCCTATTTTAAATTATTTACCTATGCATCTCACATTAATAGATTCAAGTTTTTCTCTTTTGGCATTAATTATTGCATTTTTTACATTAAAAATAAAAACTAAAGCTTTCACTGTAAAATTGAACTATCTTGAAAATGCTTTGATTTTACAAACATTTTCTATTATAATTGGATATTATATAATAAAATTTATTTAA
- a CDS encoding WD40 repeat domain-containing protein: protein MKKFFILVLLIFLFSYSFGALMKSVDGNTVKVEVIEIKDGNITVKLFNQIYTVQESNVLYISFDEKTTSDYGVIIDDKIFSGKLTSYASTTANIQMNIGEFILNDVSKLKFVNFANPNVPNIKWFREEQPQNFEISLGDNYTEIKGNIFEAKENQLFLNIPILGQGVLNLNVIKSISYPRYEFKEPYILKLFNGYTFKYVNFLKKVNDYYFFDLGYGTLSLFNSSIFGFSGGMENPKTKYTYFILKNGMKFFGDITGSDDSNLEVSSIFGDHKISKDSILTYAKIPEGNVMLVLSKDEILYGDYSKENRKISFNPYNNGKIDMILVNTNKEKESLVSTLTENWNLKTNIINKSLALSSYNLMAYGNDKMVIIVSAVNNKGFDNYSHDAKITALTFDDDNQLLYSGDEKGVLNVYNLINKKIDYMFDFKSKITYLISKNKVLYVALQNGELYTITGTESKLLANLKDEITKISVNDRAIYISTKDGTISKIDKFNGDIIWNVNFEATITDILLLKNDKYLIASQFNGKILILNIENGNILTSFQSFEGVYNVSPSLLKNYFIISGKNGKVEIWNSVNLNKLSTFNLGTDIIYALVDSTGDIIFLLSNNSIISMKLFEY from the coding sequence ATGAAAAAATTTTTTATTTTGGTCTTATTAATTTTCTTATTTTCATACTCATTTGGTGCTTTAATGAAATCTGTTGACGGTAACACTGTTAAAGTTGAGGTTATAGAAATTAAAGATGGAAATATTACTGTAAAGCTTTTTAATCAAATTTATACTGTACAGGAAAGTAATGTTTTATATATCTCATTTGATGAAAAGACAACCTCAGATTATGGGGTTATCATAGATGATAAAATCTTTTCTGGAAAGTTAACATCCTATGCCTCAACAACAGCAAATATTCAAATGAACATTGGAGAATTTATATTAAATGATGTTTCAAAATTAAAATTTGTCAACTTTGCAAACCCAAATGTCCCTAATATAAAATGGTTTAGAGAAGAACAACCTCAAAATTTCGAAATATCATTAGGAGATAATTATACTGAAATTAAAGGAAATATATTTGAAGCAAAAGAGAACCAATTATTTTTAAATATTCCAATTTTAGGGCAGGGTGTATTGAACCTTAACGTTATAAAAAGCATATCTTATCCACGATATGAATTCAAAGAACCTTATATATTAAAATTATTTAATGGTTATACATTTAAGTATGTTAACTTCTTAAAAAAAGTAAATGATTATTATTTCTTTGATTTAGGTTATGGAACTTTAAGTTTATTTAATTCTTCCATTTTCGGATTTTCTGGTGGAATGGAAAACCCAAAAACTAAATATACATATTTCATATTGAAAAATGGAATGAAATTTTTTGGTGATATAACTGGTAGTGATGATAGTAATTTGGAAGTTAGCAGCATATTTGGAGATCACAAAATATCAAAAGACTCTATTTTAACTTACGCAAAAATACCTGAAGGAAATGTAATGCTTGTTTTATCTAAAGATGAAATATTATATGGTGATTATTCAAAAGAAAATAGAAAAATATCATTTAATCCTTATAATAATGGAAAAATAGATATGATATTAGTAAATACAAATAAAGAAAAAGAAAGTTTAGTTAGTACTCTTACAGAAAATTGGAATTTAAAAACTAATATTATTAATAAATCTTTGGCATTAAGTAGTTATAATTTAATGGCTTATGGCAATGACAAAATGGTAATAATAGTTTCTGCTGTAAACAATAAAGGTTTCGATAATTATAGTCATGATGCGAAAATTACAGCTTTAACTTTCGACGATGATAATCAATTACTTTATTCTGGGGATGAAAAAGGTGTATTAAACGTTTATAATTTAATCAATAAAAAAATAGATTATATGTTCGATTTTAAAAGTAAAATTACTTATTTAATTTCAAAAAATAAGGTCCTATATGTTGCTTTACAAAACGGAGAACTTTACACAATTACTGGCACAGAAAGCAAACTATTAGCTAATTTAAAAGATGAAATAACAAAAATAAGCGTAAATGATAGAGCTATTTATATTTCCACAAAAGATGGTACAATATCTAAAATCGATAAATTCAATGGTGATATTATCTGGAATGTAAATTTTGAGGCAACAATCACAGATATTTTATTATTAAAAAATGACAAATATTTAATAGCCTCTCAATTTAATGGAAAAATTTTAATTTTGAATATTGAAAATGGAAATATTTTAACTTCTTTCCAATCATTTGAAGGTGTTTACAACGTCTCACCATCATTATTAAAAAATTATTTCATAATCTCAGGAAAAAATGGAAAAGTGGAAATTTGGAATAGTGTAAATCTAAATAAATTATCAACCTTTAATTTAGGAACAGACATTATATATGCTTTAGTAGATTCTACTGGTGATATTATTTTCTTATTATCAAATAATTCCATTATATCAATGAAATTATTTGAGTATTAA